Proteins from a genomic interval of Croceicoccus naphthovorans:
- the trpD gene encoding anthranilate phosphoribosyltransferase: MSYSMAETEALFGQMLDGQMVDDAIADLLVEMADRGETAEEVAGAVRAMRARMLTVAAPDNAIDVCGTGGDGQHSLNVSTAVALVVAACGVPVAKHGNRAASSKAGGADTLETLGLDLARAGHQAEATLPDLGIAFLFAQAHHPALARIAPIRKALGRRTIFNLTGPLANPASVRHQLVGVAHPDIVPLYAEAMRLLGTDRALVVSGMEGLDELSIAGPSRVEGVGFDAPAELVPEDAGLARHPLDTIKGGDPDYNALALRRLLQGESGAYRDAVVLNAAAALWVAGEADNLPAGAEEAAEAIDKGLANALLNCWIDTVKA, translated from the coding sequence ATGAGTTATTCGATGGCGGAGACAGAGGCGCTGTTCGGCCAGATGCTCGATGGGCAGATGGTCGACGATGCGATTGCCGACCTGTTGGTTGAGATGGCTGATCGCGGCGAGACTGCAGAGGAAGTCGCCGGCGCAGTTCGCGCGATGCGTGCGCGGATGCTTACCGTTGCCGCACCCGACAACGCCATCGACGTCTGCGGCACAGGCGGCGATGGGCAGCACTCGCTGAACGTTTCGACCGCCGTCGCCCTTGTGGTCGCCGCTTGCGGCGTGCCCGTGGCGAAACACGGCAACCGCGCGGCCTCGAGCAAGGCTGGCGGTGCGGATACGCTGGAAACGCTGGGTCTGGACCTTGCCCGCGCAGGACATCAGGCTGAGGCAACCTTGCCCGATCTGGGCATCGCCTTCCTGTTCGCACAGGCGCACCATCCGGCGCTGGCCCGCATCGCACCGATCCGCAAGGCCTTGGGCCGGCGCACGATCTTCAACCTGACTGGTCCTCTGGCTAATCCGGCAAGCGTCCGCCACCAGCTGGTCGGCGTTGCGCACCCCGATATCGTACCGCTTTATGCCGAAGCGATGCGTTTGCTGGGCACAGACCGCGCACTGGTGGTTTCGGGAATGGAAGGTCTGGACGAACTCTCGATCGCCGGGCCGAGTCGGGTCGAAGGCGTCGGATTCGATGCGCCCGCCGAATTGGTGCCAGAGGATGCAGGACTTGCCCGTCATCCACTCGACACGATCAAGGGTGGCGATCCCGATTATAACGCATTGGCACTGCGCCGTCTGTTACAAGGCGAATCCGGTGCCTATCGCGATGCGGTCGTGCTGAATGCCGCCGCCGCGCTTTGGGTTGCGGGGGAAGCGGACAACTTACCCGCCGGGGCGGAGGAAGCAGCCGAAGCCATCGACAAGGGGCTGGCCAACGCGCTGCTCAATTGCTGGATCGATACGGTAAAGGCATGA
- the lexA gene encoding transcriptional repressor LexA has protein sequence MLTRKQHELLNFIQHKLEETGISPSFEEMKEALDLKSKSGVHRLISALEERGFIRRLPNRARALEILRQPDDVTGTARQKTPSNVVEMPKAKAPAPSPANDVIEIPLHGRIAAGVPIEAMEDSQTLPVPAALLGAGEHYALEVSGDSMIEAGIFDGDFALVRKTDVARDGEIIVALVRGEEATLKYLRRENGMVRLDPANASYEAQIYAPSEVQVQGRLAGLLRRYH, from the coding sequence ATGCTGACCCGTAAACAGCATGAACTGCTCAATTTTATCCAGCACAAGCTGGAAGAGACCGGGATTTCGCCTTCTTTCGAGGAGATGAAGGAAGCGCTCGACCTGAAATCGAAGTCGGGTGTGCACCGGTTGATCTCTGCCCTCGAAGAACGTGGGTTCATCCGTCGCCTGCCGAACCGCGCCCGTGCGCTGGAGATCTTGCGGCAGCCTGACGATGTGACCGGGACCGCACGGCAAAAGACGCCGTCGAATGTGGTGGAGATGCCGAAGGCCAAGGCTCCTGCGCCCTCGCCCGCCAACGATGTTATCGAGATCCCGCTGCATGGCCGGATCGCCGCGGGCGTTCCGATCGAGGCGATGGAAGATTCGCAGACCCTTCCCGTGCCTGCGGCCCTTTTGGGTGCTGGCGAGCATTATGCGCTGGAAGTTTCGGGCGATTCGATGATCGAAGCCGGGATTTTCGACGGTGATTTCGCGCTGGTCCGCAAGACCGATGTTGCCCGCGATGGCGAGATCATTGTGGCGCTGGTGCGCGGCGAAGAGGCGACGTTGAAGTACTTGCGTCGCGAAAACGGCATGGTACGCCTCGATCCTGCCAATGCATCGTACGAAGCGCAGATCTATGCGCCGAGTGAGGTTCAGGTGCAGGGTCGCCTGGCCGGACTGCTGCGGCGCTACCACTAA
- a CDS encoding anthranilate synthase component II — protein sequence MSRILVIDNYDSFTWNLVHYLMEMGATVDVVRNDAMSAAEAIRSDASGFLISPGPCTPTEAGISLDLVAACADAGKPLLGVCLGHQSIGQHFGGRVVRGGLMHGKTSPVDHDGSGVFAGLPSPFIATRYHSLVVEDIPESLVVNATTPRPGEDGTHAMGFRHAELPIHGVQFHPESIATEHGHALLANFLTICGIEAKAPDKAALA from the coding sequence ATGAGCCGCATTCTCGTCATCGACAACTACGACAGCTTCACCTGGAACCTTGTCCATTACCTGATGGAAATGGGGGCAACCGTCGATGTCGTGCGCAACGACGCGATGTCGGCGGCAGAGGCGATCCGCAGCGATGCGAGCGGCTTCCTGATCTCGCCCGGCCCTTGTACCCCGACTGAGGCAGGCATCAGCCTCGACCTCGTCGCCGCGTGCGCCGACGCGGGCAAGCCATTGTTGGGCGTATGCCTTGGCCACCAGTCCATCGGACAGCATTTCGGCGGGCGGGTCGTGCGGGGCGGGTTGATGCATGGCAAGACCAGCCCGGTCGATCATGACGGGAGCGGTGTCTTCGCGGGGCTGCCCTCGCCCTTCATCGCGACGCGCTATCACTCGCTGGTGGTGGAGGACATTCCCGAAAGCCTCGTTGTAAACGCCACCACGCCGCGCCCGGGCGAGGACGGCACCCATGCGATGGGCTTTCGCCATGCCGAACTGCCGATCCACGGCGTGCAGTTTCATCCCGAGAGCATCGCCACCGAACACGGTCATGCGCTGCTGGCTAACTTCCTGACGATCTGCGGGATCGAGGCTAAGGCCCCCGACAAGGCGGCCCTTGCATGA
- a CDS encoding anthranilate synthase component I family protein: MTDRDWDQHALAELVAGRPGVVWRKVVADCDTPVAAAVKLIEPGRGDFLLESVEGGEVRGRYSLLGLDPDLVFRARVDKAEVNREWRHDREAFAPLDADPLTALRALAEECRFDVPDPLPGALACLVGYFGYETIALVEPTITRPAESDLDVPDMLFARPTLVLVFDRLQDALFCIAPIWPSEREPYAEVDHARDRIDECLAKLAAARVPAQPCPDDVPEPTLNPILPAGRYREMVLAAKDYITAGDIFQVVLAQRFTTPFPLPPLSLYRALRRINPSPFLYFLDLPGFALIGSSPEILVRVRDGEVTIRPIAGTRPRGKDAVEDRANRDSLLADPKERAEHLMLLDLGRNDVGRVASKGSVRVTDSYMVENYSHVMHIVSNVVGQLDPSHDAVDALFAGFPAGTVSGAPKVRACQVIAELESETRGAYAGGVGYFSPDGSVDSCIVLRTALVKDGTMHMQAGAGIVADSDPDYEQRECEAKSRALVAAAKEALRVAREGGYGQ, translated from the coding sequence ATGACCGACCGCGATTGGGACCAACATGCGCTCGCCGAACTGGTGGCGGGGCGGCCGGGCGTCGTCTGGCGGAAGGTTGTGGCCGATTGCGACACGCCGGTTGCGGCGGCGGTCAAACTGATTGAGCCAGGCCGCGGTGATTTTCTATTGGAATCGGTGGAAGGCGGCGAGGTTCGCGGTCGCTACAGCCTGTTGGGCCTCGACCCCGATCTCGTTTTCCGCGCCCGCGTCGACAAGGCCGAGGTCAATCGGGAATGGCGGCATGATCGCGAGGCCTTTGCACCGCTCGATGCCGATCCGCTGACCGCGCTGCGTGCACTGGCCGAGGAATGCCGATTCGACGTGCCAGACCCGCTGCCGGGGGCGCTGGCCTGTCTGGTCGGCTATTTCGGGTACGAGACGATTGCACTTGTCGAGCCGACGATCACCCGCCCGGCGGAGAGCGATCTCGACGTTCCCGATATGCTGTTCGCGCGCCCGACGCTGGTGCTGGTGTTCGACCGGTTGCAGGACGCGCTGTTCTGCATCGCGCCGATCTGGCCAAGCGAGCGCGAGCCCTATGCCGAAGTGGATCATGCCCGCGATCGGATAGACGAGTGCCTGGCAAAACTGGCCGCCGCCCGCGTTCCGGCACAGCCCTGCCCCGACGATGTACCCGAACCCACGCTCAACCCAATCTTGCCTGCGGGCCGTTATCGCGAGATGGTGCTGGCCGCCAAGGACTACATCACGGCGGGCGATATATTTCAGGTCGTGCTGGCCCAGCGGTTCACCACGCCCTTCCCGCTGCCGCCGCTCTCGCTCTATCGCGCATTGCGGCGGATCAATCCTTCACCGTTCCTCTACTTCCTCGACCTGCCGGGCTTTGCCCTGATCGGGTCGAGCCCGGAGATTCTGGTACGCGTGCGCGATGGCGAGGTCACGATCCGGCCCATCGCCGGAACGCGCCCGCGCGGCAAAGATGCGGTAGAAGATCGCGCAAATCGCGACAGCCTGCTGGCTGATCCGAAGGAACGGGCCGAGCACCTGATGCTGCTCGATCTGGGCCGCAACGACGTCGGCCGGGTGGCCAGCAAGGGCAGCGTTCGCGTGACCGACAGCTACATGGTCGAAAACTACAGCCACGTGATGCACATCGTCTCGAACGTAGTGGGCCAGTTGGACCCGTCGCACGACGCGGTCGACGCCCTCTTCGCGGGTTTCCCGGCGGGCACCGTCAGCGGCGCGCCGAAGGTTCGCGCGTGTCAGGTCATCGCCGAGCTGGAGAGCGAAACGCGCGGGGCCTATGCGGGCGGTGTCGGCTATTTTTCGCCAGACGGATCGGTGGACAGTTGCATCGTCCTGCGCACCGCGTTGGTGAAGGACGGCACGATGCACATGCAGGCGGGTGCGGGCATCGTCGCCGACAGCGATCCCGACTATGAGCAGCGCGAGTGCGAGGCGAAGTCCCGCGCTTTGGTCGCCGCTGCAAAGGAAGCCCTGCGCGTCGCGCGCGAAGGCGGTTACGGGCAGTGA
- a CDS encoding molybdopterin molybdotransferase MoeA codes for MKALLSLEEAQRRLLDLAKLTPSEQLPVEATLGRYLAAPVKALRTQPASPLSAMDGWAIRAHDMPGPWRIVGESAAGHPYKGTVAPTQTVRISTGALLPDDADAVLVQEDCTADGDTLRFAGEPPEPLDRHVRKAGLDFSKAEQLLGSGSRMSPARMALAISGGHATVSVHRQPQVAVIDSGDELALPGTALAPGAIPASNGPMLAALCAQLTGNIRRIGPVPDRIEALSEAMEQARDADILITSGGASVGDHDLLAPALKTIGADVDFWRVAIKPGKPIMVATRGPQVVLGLPGNPVSAFVTAHLFALPLLRAMQGAGNALPVGESWPSSSALPATGKRAEFLRGRFGPDGVAPVSVQDSGALVPLANADCLIVRPAASAPVASGEPVSVIRI; via the coding sequence TTGAAAGCCCTGCTCAGCCTTGAGGAAGCACAGCGGCGTCTGCTGGACCTCGCCAAGCTAACACCTAGCGAACAGCTTCCGGTGGAAGCGACGCTTGGTCGATACCTTGCGGCACCAGTGAAGGCCCTACGGACTCAACCCGCCTCGCCGCTATCGGCGATGGACGGCTGGGCGATAAGAGCCCACGACATGCCGGGGCCATGGCGGATCGTCGGCGAAAGCGCCGCTGGGCATCCATACAAGGGCACGGTCGCACCGACCCAAACAGTCCGCATTTCAACCGGCGCCCTTTTGCCCGACGACGCGGATGCCGTTCTGGTGCAAGAGGATTGCACGGCGGACGGCGATACCTTGCGTTTCGCAGGTGAGCCGCCGGAGCCGCTCGACCGTCATGTGCGGAAGGCGGGTCTCGATTTTTCGAAAGCGGAGCAACTGCTTGGCAGCGGATCGCGCATGTCACCCGCCCGCATGGCCTTGGCAATCAGCGGAGGGCACGCCACCGTCAGCGTGCATCGGCAGCCACAAGTGGCGGTGATCGACAGCGGCGACGAACTGGCTCTGCCCGGCACAGCACTCGCGCCCGGCGCGATCCCCGCCAGCAACGGTCCGATGCTGGCCGCACTCTGCGCCCAGCTGACTGGCAACATCCGGCGCATCGGCCCCGTGCCGGACCGGATCGAGGCGCTGTCCGAGGCGATGGAACAGGCACGCGATGCCGATATCCTGATCACCAGCGGCGGCGCGTCGGTCGGCGATCACGATCTGCTTGCGCCCGCGCTCAAGACCATCGGCGCGGACGTCGACTTCTGGCGCGTCGCGATCAAGCCCGGCAAACCGATCATGGTGGCGACGCGCGGGCCCCAAGTCGTGCTGGGCCTGCCCGGCAATCCCGTTTCCGCATTCGTAACCGCTCATCTGTTCGCCCTGCCTTTGCTTCGCGCCATGCAGGGTGCAGGCAACGCCTTGCCGGTAGGGGAGAGTTGGCCAAGCAGCTCCGCCCTACCCGCCACGGGCAAGCGCGCCGAATTTCTGCGCGGCCGGTTCGGACCCGATGGCGTTGCGCCAGTCTCGGTACAGGACAGCGGGGCCCTCGTTCCATTGGCGAATGCCGATTGCCTGATCGTGCGACCGGCAGCGTCTGCACCGGTTGCCTCAGGGGAACCGGTCTCGGTTATCCGCATATAG
- a CDS encoding phosphodiester glycosidase family protein, whose protein sequence is MRLFAAAVLLLAACSDDSGKQAKGDPICKAEVFEGSRFTHCTVDPAKARIELVLNGADRKPLRSFAKLEAEAPVDTVHLAMNAGMFDDDGQPIGLLAIDGKEVHALNGNDGPGNFHMLPNGVFWGGDQTWHVDTSDHFASLEMAAPPPYATQSGPMLVIDGELHPDFAGNGASKHFRNGAGVDDQGHVHFVISDDLVSFGRFARFFRDEAKTPNALYLDGAVSALWYPEEARKDGAPPLGPLIVVHKSPKAGA, encoded by the coding sequence GTGAGGCTGTTTGCGGCGGCGGTATTGCTGCTTGCCGCGTGTTCGGACGATTCCGGCAAACAGGCAAAGGGCGATCCGATCTGCAAGGCGGAGGTCTTCGAGGGAAGCCGCTTCACGCACTGCACCGTAGATCCGGCGAAAGCGCGGATCGAGCTGGTACTGAACGGTGCGGACCGCAAACCGCTGCGCAGTTTCGCGAAGCTGGAGGCCGAAGCCCCAGTGGATACCGTCCACCTCGCGATGAACGCCGGGATGTTCGACGATGACGGCCAGCCCATCGGTCTGCTCGCAATCGATGGCAAGGAAGTTCACGCCCTGAACGGCAACGATGGCCCCGGCAATTTCCATATGCTGCCGAACGGCGTATTCTGGGGTGGCGACCAAACCTGGCATGTCGACACCAGCGATCATTTTGCATCGCTGGAGATGGCTGCGCCCCCGCCCTATGCCACGCAGTCCGGCCCTATGCTGGTAATCGACGGCGAACTGCATCCCGACTTCGCCGGGAACGGCGCATCAAAGCATTTCCGCAACGGCGCCGGCGTGGACGATCAAGGTCACGTCCACTTCGTCATCAGCGACGATCTCGTCAGTTTCGGACGCTTCGCACGGTTCTTTCGGGATGAAGCCAAAACGCCGAACGCGCTTTATCTGGATGGCGCGGTTTCCGCCTTGTGGTATCCTGAAGAAGCGCGAAAGGACGGGGCACCGCCGCTTGGCCCCTTGATCGTCGTGCATAAATCGCCAAAGGCAGGCGCATGA
- the trpC gene encoding indole-3-glycerol phosphate synthase TrpC: MTNKLIEICDTKRAEVKERKASLTLADLDAEALTREPVRGFEARLREAAADGFALIAEVKKASPSKGLIRKDFSPEDHARDYAAGGATCLSVLTDAPFFQGHEDYLIAARKACTLPVLRKDFMVDPWQVAEARSIGADAILIIVAALSDAQMGEIEMAAMEREMDVLVEVHDEAEMERAAQLKSRLIGINNRDLRTFVTDLANTERLAPLAPEGSLLVGESGISSQTDCLRLSHSGVRTFLVGESLMRQADVETATRTLMTGAA, from the coding sequence ATGACGAACAAACTGATCGAAATCTGCGACACCAAACGCGCAGAGGTCAAAGAGCGAAAGGCCTCGCTTACGCTGGCCGACCTCGATGCAGAGGCGCTGACCCGCGAACCGGTCCGCGGGTTCGAGGCGCGCCTGCGCGAGGCTGCCGCCGACGGGTTCGCCCTGATCGCAGAAGTGAAGAAAGCTTCTCCGTCCAAAGGCCTCATAAGGAAAGATTTCAGCCCCGAAGATCATGCGCGCGATTATGCCGCCGGTGGCGCAACCTGCCTCTCGGTTCTGACTGACGCGCCCTTTTTTCAGGGGCATGAGGATTACCTGATCGCTGCGCGCAAGGCCTGCACCCTGCCGGTGCTGCGCAAGGATTTCATGGTCGATCCGTGGCAAGTGGCCGAGGCCCGCTCGATCGGGGCCGACGCAATCCTGATCATCGTTGCCGCGCTGTCCGATGCGCAGATGGGGGAAATCGAGATGGCCGCGATGGAACGCGAAATGGACGTTCTGGTCGAAGTCCATGACGAGGCGGAGATGGAACGCGCGGCTCAGCTCAAATCTCGTCTGATCGGCATCAACAACCGCGACCTGCGCACCTTCGTCACCGATCTGGCGAACACCGAGCGACTCGCCCCGCTAGCCCCCGAAGGATCGCTATTGGTCGGTGAAAGTGGAATTAGCAGCCAGACCGATTGCCTGCGGCTGTCGCATTCCGGCGTGCGCACGTTCCTCGTGGGCGAGAGCCTGATGCGGCAAGCCGATGTCGAAACGGCGACCCGCACCTTGATGACAGGCGCGGCGTGA
- the moaC gene encoding cyclic pyranopterin monophosphate synthase MoaC, which translates to MSGLTHLDDQGNARMVDVGGKAETRRVAVASGRIRMSTEALAAIRDGAVKKGDVLATARIAGIMAAKRTGELIPLCHPIGLDSVTVDFAFEDDALRVTAMAAISARTGVEMEAMTATCVALLTIYDMAKALDKGMVLEEVRLIAKDGGKSGRWRAEGHQDLEL; encoded by the coding sequence GTGAGCGGGCTTACCCACCTCGACGATCAGGGCAACGCCCGCATGGTCGACGTGGGCGGCAAGGCCGAAACGCGCCGTGTAGCCGTTGCCAGCGGACGGATTCGCATGTCGACAGAAGCGCTCGCCGCGATCCGCGACGGTGCGGTAAAGAAGGGCGATGTGCTGGCCACGGCGCGGATCGCCGGGATCATGGCGGCGAAGCGGACGGGCGAATTGATCCCGCTGTGCCATCCGATCGGGCTGGATTCGGTGACGGTCGATTTTGCGTTCGAGGATGATGCGCTTCGGGTGACTGCAATGGCCGCGATTTCCGCCAGGACTGGTGTGGAAATGGAAGCGATGACAGCCACTTGTGTCGCACTCCTTACAATCTACGACATGGCCAAGGCCTTGGACAAAGGCATGGTCCTGGAAGAGGTCCGCCTGATCGCAAAAGATGGCGGCAAATCCGGCCGCTGGCGCGCGGAGGGTCATCAGGACCTGGAGCTTTGA
- a CDS encoding ComEC/Rec2 family competence protein — protein sequence MRNAVAALAIAFIAGMCIIWARSELVGTPALGRPLVKQAAFRILEREDDPARNRVRLVVLAQMSSDAPVRARISVPDRFDASQLVEGATAEARLRLVPPSRALVPGAYDYARRAWFDGIAATGSVLSQPEVLITGRDKAPRSVRDRLSGRVRERMAEAGAAPSAAAIAATLLAGDRTGMTSADAQAMRDAGLSHLLSISGLHVGAVIAIVWFCAMRTLALWPWLALRVPLPLVASAVGALAGVGYTILTGAALPTVRACLAALLILVALSLGRQALSLRIIALGAIAIMSFWPEAAIGPSFQMSFAAVVAIVALHTAKPVAAYREGAQRRSWLSRTARGFVLLFLTGLVIEIALTPLVLFHFHRAGLYGAVANLVAIPLTTLAIMPLLGVAMLAEAVGLAAPFWWLAAQAIGVLLSLAREVSAAPGSVGLAPLIPAWIVVMIAAGGFWMAIWSGRLRLWGLAPVAVGLIALLTFRPPDLLVSEDGRHVALAGNDGLYLLRPDGTFARDALAEVSGHDPEELAAVSHPLSDWPDARCDENFCGLAAQDGTTILIAKGFVRPEAKSLAAACAQSDIVIAENAWPDICRPRWLKLDGRELSRRGGAALDFKSRTVRYVRPVGDRHGW from the coding sequence TTGCGCAATGCGGTTGCCGCCCTTGCCATCGCGTTCATTGCCGGGATGTGCATAATCTGGGCGCGATCGGAATTGGTCGGCACGCCTGCGCTGGGCCGGCCCTTGGTGAAGCAGGCCGCTTTTCGCATTCTGGAACGAGAGGATGATCCGGCAAGAAACCGCGTCCGTCTGGTCGTTTTGGCGCAAATGTCCAGCGATGCTCCGGTGCGGGCGCGTATTTCGGTGCCGGATCGGTTCGACGCGTCGCAACTGGTCGAAGGGGCTACGGCAGAGGCGCGGCTGCGCCTCGTTCCGCCAAGTCGAGCCTTGGTTCCCGGCGCTTACGACTATGCCCGCCGTGCGTGGTTCGACGGGATTGCGGCGACGGGATCGGTACTGAGTCAACCTGAAGTTCTGATCACGGGCCGTGACAAGGCCCCCCGTTCCGTGCGGGACCGCCTGTCGGGCCGGGTTCGGGAGAGGATGGCGGAGGCGGGAGCGGCCCCCTCTGCGGCGGCTATTGCGGCGACATTGCTGGCCGGAGATCGCACAGGAATGACCAGTGCCGATGCGCAGGCGATGCGCGATGCCGGGCTGTCCCACCTCTTGTCGATCAGCGGGCTGCATGTCGGTGCGGTGATCGCCATCGTCTGGTTTTGTGCGATGCGTACACTGGCGCTCTGGCCGTGGCTGGCGCTGCGCGTGCCGCTGCCGCTTGTCGCGTCCGCCGTTGGGGCCTTGGCCGGGGTTGGCTATACGATCCTGACAGGCGCGGCATTGCCGACCGTTCGCGCCTGCCTGGCTGCGCTTTTGATACTGGTGGCGCTGTCTTTAGGACGGCAGGCGCTCTCGCTTCGCATAATCGCGCTTGGCGCGATTGCGATCATGTCGTTCTGGCCCGAAGCGGCGATCGGCCCCAGCTTCCAGATGAGCTTTGCCGCCGTAGTCGCGATCGTCGCATTGCATACCGCGAAGCCCGTCGCCGCCTATCGCGAGGGCGCACAGCGGCGGTCTTGGTTAAGTCGAACTGCGCGGGGCTTTGTCCTGCTGTTCCTGACCGGATTGGTGATCGAGATTGCGTTGACGCCGCTCGTCCTGTTCCATTTCCACCGGGCCGGGCTTTACGGCGCGGTCGCCAATCTTGTCGCCATTCCGTTGACCACCCTTGCCATTATGCCGCTGCTCGGCGTGGCGATGCTGGCAGAGGCGGTTGGGTTGGCCGCGCCGTTCTGGTGGCTCGCGGCGCAGGCAATCGGGGTGCTGTTGAGCTTGGCGCGAGAGGTATCTGCCGCGCCCGGTTCGGTCGGACTGGCCCCGTTGATCCCTGCATGGATCGTGGTGATGATTGCGGCGGGTGGCTTCTGGATGGCGATCTGGAGCGGGCGGCTTCGGCTTTGGGGCCTTGCGCCCGTGGCGGTTGGGCTGATTGCCCTGCTCACGTTCCGTCCGCCTGATTTGCTGGTTTCAGAAGACGGCCGTCATGTCGCGCTGGCCGGAAATGATGGCCTGTACCTGCTTCGCCCAGACGGAACCTTTGCGCGCGATGCCCTTGCCGAAGTGTCGGGGCACGATCCGGAAGAGCTTGCCGCCGTATCGCATCCGCTGTCGGATTGGCCCGACGCGCGATGCGACGAGAATTTCTGTGGATTGGCAGCCCAAGACGGCACCACGATCCTGATTGCCAAGGGCTTTGTACGACCTGAGGCAAAGAGCCTTGCCGCCGCCTGCGCGCAAAGCGACATTGTGATTGCCGAGAATGCATGGCCGGACATCTGCCGCCCGCGTTGGCTGAAACTGGATGGTCGGGAATTGTCGCGTCGCGGTGGTGCGGCTCTCGATTTCAAAAGCCGCACCGTCCGATATGTCCGTCCGGTCGGCGACCGGCACGGTTGGTGA